The genomic segment GTGAGCAAATGGCTATTGAAACAGTGTTTGGTGGGCTATAATTGGcccattaatttaataaacttttcaTGCAAACTGGCATAAGTAATTTGAATTCTTAAACAGTTATCTGCATGATCCTACAATGCTACAGTGTTACACgtctattttctattttccatatatcattgatttttttaacaaaaccgTGGCACCTACCGATCTCCTTAGAATTTTTCATAAGCACTTAACTCAACAATTTAGTATTGTATAAGTTGCGGGCTGATATAAGCAATCTGTAATCGTTATCATTAACCCAGCAGAAGgttaatagcatattatacgATAACTGCAAATCTGCAACGCGACTCGTGTATTCAgctgaaaaattatttctacCTATGTTTGGCATTTGATATGAAAAACGACGGACGATGattgatgacataatattatggtaaaaataaataggacATTGTGTAAGCATCAGAACAATTCGTATCAAGTAAACTACTTcatgacgatgataataataataataacaattatataattttaaatggtcgtatatttatttttatttaataaaatacattaattaatattacaatatgaatatatgaatatcaccacaaatataataataatatataagcacagtAATCCCTCGTCATCCGCGTTTTCATTATCCACGCAACTTTTCTAGAACCTAACATACGTGGATAACAAGGGATTTCTGTATACACACAAGatacagtaaaataatgtaattttgaataatcaattataatattaaattatatcacttAAATGTTACAATGGGGTAACtttatacgcatattttatacagacaGATTAAACAAGGGCTCAAGGGTGAACTGTATAAGTAAtgatacattttagaaataatatatatttagtcttcgattctaatataatatctaattattaaatataattggagGATTGacaatcaaaatgtattagatGTAACGTAGGTACCGAATGAATTTCAATAAGAATTAAAGAAAGTATGTGTTAGAAATTGTTTGTAATTGTTATAATCTACATTATCGTGTACTAGGGTACCtatcgagtataataatatatgtctataGACCTATCATCTATAGACTAGAGtagttaatgtaaaataatcatctacaataatatacgtCTACTACAATATAGATGTATAGTAGTGTAGTACGCctgctaataaatataattggctATAAAATAGTAGTAAAGactacctatgtttttttaaatatttttattaactattagtaATTATACCTTAAACACCCACCCTATATGACTTTTAGGCTTACAACTATCAACTATGTACATATTAAACCTCGGTACATACAataatctatactattattatgatatctcaATAttgagatttaaatatttttgatttattttattaccaggTTCTGAAAAAATTGTAGAAAGTTTGAAATTACAGACAAAATAAATTCTATgggtatattattgtgtgtaatatttaatatttttctcacTGAATCCAAAAACaagataaattaatgattttagaaattaaattagagTTCTAGACCGttaataagtacttatacaTTCAAAGCCACACTTCAAATATCAATgacagataaaaatatacactatataagtACTAATATTGTACATAGGCATTAATTAAGTCGCATGGCATACAGTGCCAAGACTCATTGGTAGACGTTACAATACGTTTCGTTGTCGTTTTATcgatcataatatgttattgtgtaATAATCGGCAGcccatttatttattactattaatattagataaatatatcaaatgaaTTATAGTACCTAGAACTTTTGAGAAAAATAACCTCACGATGACTATGGTAATAAATACTATACCAACAGACAAGAGACAACAATTACCTACTGACTACTAAGTctaactaaattactaaaaccTATATAGATGACCCTAACTGACCTAAGTAAGACTATGTGACCaactattaagtaatataataataattgttttatatgacACGCATTTATGATGAATTgatgatacatataatatgacgaTGATTGGTTGCCAAAATGGTCATTGACCGACAATAACGATGTAAGATgacgatgaaaataaaaaaatatgtcaaagaTGATGCGGCTTAATAATACGATAGTGATAATGGTTAAAAGTGTGATGAAAGGACTGCTAAAAATTCGGCGAAGAACACGCGTggttaatttatgaaaattatgaaaacggCGAAGACGAAGAAGAGACGAATGATTGTACACTAGATTATTGGATGttgcaacaaaaataattacaacgtattaattattaacgtaTATGAAAGTGAAGTGTAATAATCACCGAACCTCCGTGgtgtctaataatataatttatatatatatataacacacgAATATTATAAGATGCTCACGTAGtccgtgtacctatatacgcaaattattattcatgagGCAAGTGTTACTGCATgctcttttattataatttataaaacgtgtgattatgttaaatgttaaatttacttacgtgtattttatatttgtgttcatatagtaatatatacaatatatatatacctaaatattacataatgttttataaaacgaAATTTTGATTATCCGTTACACACGCACTTATGTGGctgtattatcatataatttatttataataaaactataaaaaaaatacgtaaacaataatttaatttaaaatggttatataatatcacgTAAGAGTATACTCGTTTTAATGtcacatgacattttcactacaCATATAGTGATAGCTATTGTACgcgatattaataattcaatccATACCTTGAAGTAATTAGTTCAAGTTATATAATTGATCAGGGTTGCAAAAATCAAACGAATCTTCGGTTTTCTTTTTACTCGGATAATCATCGTTTAAGTGATGACGCAGAATGTTAGAATGTACATGAAATTTAACCTACGTCCAAAAGTTGTATATACAGTCGAACGGCCGCGATAACTCTGATCAATGTGTgagttaatgaaatatttacgaCTCGACTGTTATGTACTCCCTATTTCAATGAAAAACTAGGGATGCTGAAGAcccttattattttagttggtcCACTAATGGCATAAATTATGAAGGAGCTAATCACTTCCAACTCCCAAATCTCTCCTAATTGTGCCTATGAGTCCACCTATAGGTACTcttcaacaaattatattactatttatgactatacttatattatatatatatacgtatatgtatatatgtatgattatgataatatgatgatggataatatatataaatgacgattatggcatatattattatggcgttGTGGCTGGCAAGTGTCGATGCGATCGAGGAGACGACGGTATGACGATGACGAGAGGACGCATATTTTTAGAACGACGTCTCTGACGATGGTGATCCGTCGTCGTTTGTCGCGGCAAAGCCCGACGGTTCGGAGGCAAAGCTCGGCTGGAAGGCGGGAAATCCAGAAGGCGCACCGCCAAAGCTTGATGAAGCGTTATCAAAATTTGTCGGAGTTCCAACAAAGTCCGATGGTGGTCCATCAAAGTCCGGTTgtgatggtggtggtggcgAAGCGATCAGGTCTGATCCGGGTACGAATGCTGGTGCTGTTGATGGCGCATTCGTGACAAAACCCGGGGCATCAGGGGCTGCCACGAAGTCCGGTGCGGGGACAGAAGCGTCGACGGAAGCTGCGGCACCGACGACGTTGGATGTGGCGTTGTcctaaacacacacacacacgcacacacacacacacacacacacacacacacaNNNNNNNNNNNNNNNNNNNNNNNNNNNNNNNNNNNNNNNNNNNNNNNNNNNNNNNNNNNNNNNNNNNNNNNNNNNNNNNNNNNNNNNNNNNNNNNNNNNNTACGATTGTATGATGATACGTATTTGATACGTAACATCAGTGTTTGAACAGTATACCATACGGACAACGGTGTTGCTGCTCACGgcaattttattcttattttttttttttctataatttattattaatattaaaatggaatTAATCGAAACAACCAAAAAGAAGCCATCTTTAATTGACGGTAGCGGGTTTCAATACCGACAACatcgcaaaaataaaaatggaaccATAAGCTGGTTGTgtgtaaacgaaaaaaaaaaaaactgcagaGGAACGTTAAAGTCACAAGGCAATAATGTGCTTTCCATCACCGATCACGAGTGCACTCCCGATGTGGCAAAGACTGAAGTCGCAAAATCCTTGTCTACAGCTCGCAagaggtaaaaaatattaatattaaataaataataataatatacaggatttaaaaaaaaatatataaaataataataattaataaaatattttattatcattctaaaagttacatattatacacaattaaatgtttaaaataatttgatacattttaagctatattttaTACGTGTCATTTTTACAGATTGCGTGAAGAAGATACGCCAGTTCGTTCTATTTACAACGACGCTGTACGACCTTTAATGGACGCTGGATACGAGTTTGTCGCAGAAGTTCCTACATTTGACGAAGTGAAAGCTGGGTTTTATCGTGCCCGAAAACAATTTAGATGGTCTGTTCGCGATCCACAATCTGTAGAAGAACTTGAGATACCAGCTGACCTAGTAGCTTTGAGAGACGGGACTTCATTCATTGTTTTGGATGCAACTATCGACAAGACAAGCAGAATTATAATTTTGGCTTCTGCATCAGGTAAAAGTGCGTTGAAAGAGAATTCCGAATTTTTTATAGATGGAACTTTTAAGACTTGTAGTAAACAATTCACACAATTGTACACGTTCCACATCGATGTAAGCTCTAGTTTTCACGAACGCAATGCTTTCCCCATCGTTTTTGCTCTTTTGTCCGATAAAAAGCAACAAACGTACCATCGCCTTTTTGgggaaatgaaaaatattggatGGAATCCACAGTCCGTACACCTCGACTTCGAGATAGGTACAATGAACGCCTTAACAACTATTTTTcctgaaataaaattacgtgGATGCCNNNNNNNNNNNNNNNNNNNNNNNNNNNNNNNNNNNNNNNNNNNNNNNNNNNNNNNNNNNNNNNNNNNNNNNNNNNNNNNNNNNNNNNNNNNNNNNNNNNNtgtttgtatgattttttggcataaatctgGTTTAGTAACCTaccgatttttcaaattttttttttctaacatgtgtattttagggttctttataagaatgtaaaaaaaaaaaaagcccggagaaacttcgttttgacgttattgataagaaacatcaataactatatattttcgttacgcgtatttttaaaaaaaaaatacttagaaattagaactgaatattattaatttttttctttcataatgtgtggttttaacggtgttttcgaaattgtttgaattgttttgcggaaactattattttggaagtttaagccatccaaagatttgctattttacgtttatacgcatgtgtGAAACAATACTTTNNNNNNNNNNNNNNNNNNNNNNNNNNNNNNNNNNNNNNNNNNNNNNNNNNNNNNNNNNNNNNNNNNNNNNNNNNNNNNNNNNNNNNNNNNNNNNNNNNNNNNNNNNNNNNNNNNNNNNNNNNNNNNNNNNNNNNNNNNNNNNNNNNNNNNNNNNNNNNNNNNNNNNNNNNNNNNNNNNNNNNNNNNNNNNNNNNNNNNNNNNNNNNNNNNNNNNNNNNNNNNNNNNNNNNNNNNNNNNNNNNNNNNNNNNNNNNNNNNNNNNNNNNNNNNNNNNNNNNNNNNNNNNNNNNNNNNNNNNNNNNNNNNNNNNNNNNNNNNNNNNNNNNNNNNNNNNNNNNNNNNNNNNNNNNNNNNNNNNNNNNNNNNNNNNNNNNNNNNNNNNNNNNNNNNNNNNNNNNNNNNNNNNNNNNNNNNNNNNNNNNNNNNNNNNNNNNNNNNNNNNNNNNNNNNNNNNNNNNNNNNNNNNNNNNNNNNNNNNNNNNNNNNNNNNNNNNNNNNNNNNNNNNNNNNNNNNNNNNNNNNNNNNNNNNNNNNNNNNNNNNNNNNNNNNNNNNNNNNNNNNNNNNNNNNNNNNNNNNNNNNNNNNNNNNNNNNNNNNNNNNNNNNNNNNNNNNNNNNNNNNNNNNNNNNNNNNNNNNNNNNNNNNNNNNNNNNNNNNNNNNNNNNNNNNNNNNNNNNNNNNNNNNNNNNNNNNNNNNNNNNNNNNNNNNNNNNNNNNNNNNNNNNNNNNNNNNNNNNNNNNNNNNNNNNNNNNNNNNNNNNNNNNNNNNNNNNNNNNNNNNNNNNNNNNNNNNNNNNNNNNNNNNNNNNNNNNNNNNNNNNNNNNNNNNNNNNNNNNNNNNNNNNNNNNNNNNNNNNNNNNN from the Acyrthosiphon pisum isolate AL4f chromosome X, pea_aphid_22Mar2018_4r6ur, whole genome shotgun sequence genome contains:
- the LOC100571217 gene encoding uncharacterized protein LOC100571217, with product MELIETTKKKPSLIDGSGFQYRQHRKNKNGTISWLCVNEKKKNCRGTLKSQGNNVLSITDHECTPDVAKTEVAKSLSTARKRLREEDTPVRSIYNDAVRPLMDAGYEFVAEVPTFDEVKAGFYRARKQFRWSVRDPQSVEELEIPADLVALRDGTSFIVLDATIDKTSRIIILASASGKSALKENSEFFIDGTFKTCSKQFTQLYTFHIDVSSSFHERNAFPIVFALLSDKKQQTYHRLFGEMKNIGWNPQSVHLDFEIDVIRNYDVKLKILCNDPRDWDRSGWPSCDINTIISITIITIVITFPLMFESELEDMFACIRGLDGRKLRSLSGLSISSLELKLLFEKSIRRFDRIGRLVLSVQLGPAS